One part of the Sporosarcina ureae genome encodes these proteins:
- a CDS encoding N-acetylmuramoyl-L-alanine amidase family protein, translated as MELTLIILDAGHGPDTPGKRTPDGKLREYHFNSAVAALVGGLLTKEGLTVKYTHDSSRDVPLNERTTSANQMKADAFISIHANAFGNGWHTAQGIETYIYPQASKSSATLASVVQKSLISACQRPDRGVKKANFAVLRDTNMPAILVECGFMSNQTEAALLQSKAYQHQCARAIAFGVLCWEYGR; from the coding sequence ATGGAATTGACACTAATTATTCTCGACGCAGGTCATGGACCGGATACACCCGGTAAACGCACACCTGACGGAAAGCTGCGTGAGTATCATTTTAATTCGGCAGTAGCTGCACTTGTTGGTGGACTTTTAACGAAGGAAGGTCTGACAGTGAAGTATACGCATGACTCTTCACGCGACGTGCCGTTAAACGAACGAACGACTTCAGCGAATCAAATGAAAGCAGATGCATTTATCTCAATCCACGCAAACGCATTCGGCAATGGCTGGCACACGGCACAAGGAATTGAAACATATATTTATCCACAAGCCAGCAAAAGTTCCGCAACGCTCGCTTCAGTCGTGCAGAAATCCTTAATCTCCGCTTGCCAACGTCCCGACCGTGGCGTAAAAAAAGCCAACTTCGCAGTCTTACGCGACACCAATATGCCTGCAATTCTAGTAGAGTGCGGCTTCATGTCGAACCAGACAGAAGCCGCGTTATTGCAAAGCAAAGCCTATCAACACCAATGCGCACGGGCAATTGCTTTTGGGGTTTTGTGTTGGGAGTATGGGCGGTGA
- the hprK gene encoding HPr(Ser) kinase/phosphatase, which produces MGELTVEDIMNRFGLELIAGHEGIHKQILMSDISRPGLEMAGYFDYYPAERVQLIGRKEMSFLETLPAITRRKRLERLCSSDTPAFIIAHGEKGPKELSQLAGEKNIPVLRTDYKTTQFSGMLTNYLVGQLAPMTTVHGVLVDVYGVGVLITGGSGVGKSETALELIKKGHRLVADDSVEIRQVSDNILIGTSPKLLKHMLEIRGVGIIDLMTLFGASSVKDDKRVLLAVDLEIWDDKKHYDRLGIDEEKVEILDSQITKLSVPVRPGRNIAVIIEVAAMDYRMKRLGINAAEEFTKRLDQAIADNAELLEEEGRD; this is translated from the coding sequence ATGGGTGAATTAACAGTAGAAGATATTATGAATCGTTTCGGATTGGAATTGATTGCTGGACACGAGGGCATTCATAAGCAAATTCTAATGAGTGATATTTCACGGCCAGGACTTGAGATGGCTGGTTATTTTGATTATTATCCTGCAGAACGTGTGCAGTTGATTGGACGTAAGGAGATGTCCTTCCTTGAAACTTTACCAGCTATCACGCGCAGAAAGCGTTTGGAGCGACTTTGTTCGAGCGATACGCCAGCGTTCATTATTGCTCATGGTGAAAAAGGTCCGAAAGAGTTGAGCCAGTTGGCAGGGGAGAAAAATATTCCTGTTTTGCGGACGGATTATAAGACGACTCAGTTTTCGGGTATGCTGACGAATTACTTGGTCGGACAACTCGCTCCGATGACGACAGTTCATGGCGTGCTTGTCGATGTGTATGGTGTCGGAGTATTAATCACGGGTGGCAGCGGAGTAGGGAAAAGTGAAACGGCGTTAGAGCTCATTAAAAAAGGGCATAGACTAGTAGCGGATGATTCGGTCGAGATTCGTCAAGTATCCGATAACATCTTGATCGGAACGTCACCGAAGTTGTTGAAGCATATGCTGGAAATTCGCGGTGTCGGTATTATTGATTTGATGACGTTGTTCGGTGCGAGTTCGGTGAAAGATGATAAGCGTGTATTATTAGCGGTCGATTTAGAGATTTGGGATGATAAGAAGCATTATGATCGTCTTGGGATTGATGAAGAGAAAGTAGAAATTCTCGATTCGCAAATTACAAAATTGTCCGTTCCGGTAAGACCTGGGCGGAATATCGCCGTCATCATTGAAGTAGCAGCGATGGATTATCGAATGAAACGTCTTGGAATTAATGCTGCAGAAGAGTTTACTAAGCGTTTGGATCAAGCGATCGCAGACAATGCGGAACTATTAGAAGAAGAGGGGCGCGACTAA
- the ppaX gene encoding pyrophosphatase PpaX, translating to MTNQPITTLLFDFDGTLADTNELILSSFEHVLEKHFPGRFGREEMLPFIGPTLHDTFSSIAPDMTDQLIHEYREWNLAHHDDYVTEFEGVTDTLRKLYDLGLKMAVVSTKKRDMVERGVNLLGITPYFETVIGLDDVTKPKPDPEPLLLALERLGRTPAESLMIGDNFHDILGGRNAGVRTAAVAWALKGEEYLQTFKPDYMLQHMSDLLKVTAGIKL from the coding sequence TTGACTAATCAACCGATTACTACATTATTATTTGATTTTGATGGAACGCTTGCTGATACAAATGAATTAATACTCTCTTCTTTTGAACATGTCCTTGAGAAGCATTTCCCTGGACGTTTCGGACGGGAAGAGATGTTACCGTTTATCGGACCTACGTTACATGATACGTTTTCCTCGATTGCGCCGGATATGACCGATCAATTGATCCATGAGTATCGTGAATGGAATTTAGCACATCATGATGACTATGTAACGGAATTCGAAGGCGTGACAGACACGCTTCGCAAATTATATGACCTAGGCTTGAAGATGGCGGTCGTTTCGACGAAGAAGCGTGACATGGTAGAAAGAGGGGTCAATCTTCTTGGGATCACGCCTTATTTTGAAACGGTGATTGGACTGGATGATGTGACAAAGCCTAAACCGGATCCTGAACCATTATTACTTGCATTAGAACGTCTAGGGCGGACACCTGCTGAATCACTGATGATTGGCGATAACTTCCATGACATACTCGGTGGCCGAAATGCAGGAGTACGAACGGCGGCTGTTGCATGGGCGTTAAAAGGGGAAGAGTATTTGCAGACTTTCAAACCTGACTACATGTTGCAGCATATGTCCGATTTACTGAAAGTCACTGCGGGAATCAAATTATGA
- a CDS encoding nucleoside recognition domain-containing protein produces MTNKNNIALSSTLKDGLQVGLKTTWSLGKIIFPITLLVTILQFTPILPWLVQLVEPIMHLFGLRGEAAVPLVLGNALNLYAGIAGIISLELTVKEVFIIAVMISFAHNLFIETAVAIKVGVKLWMVLVVRLGLAVLAGVLINLFWTGGNEIAQYGLTPQAEVVPEGFLQIFLLGLEKAAFGVLQLALIVIPLMLFVQYVKDRNYLERFSNGLAPFTKLIGVKPNASMTLVAGLLIGLAYGAGVMIQAVQEDGVSKRDITLAFIFLMACHAVIEDTLLFLPLGIPIWPLLIIRLVTAIVLTISVSILWKQPKEKGEAVID; encoded by the coding sequence ATGACAAACAAAAATAATATTGCGTTATCCAGTACGTTGAAAGACGGTTTGCAAGTTGGACTGAAAACGACATGGTCACTCGGTAAGATTATTTTCCCTATTACATTACTCGTGACCATCTTGCAGTTCACACCTATTTTACCTTGGCTTGTTCAATTAGTTGAACCTATTATGCATCTTTTCGGTTTACGCGGTGAAGCAGCCGTGCCGCTCGTGCTTGGGAACGCATTAAACTTATACGCTGGAATTGCCGGTATCATTTCATTGGAATTAACTGTTAAAGAAGTATTTATCATCGCTGTCATGATTAGTTTTGCGCATAATCTGTTCATTGAAACAGCTGTCGCCATAAAAGTAGGCGTTAAGCTATGGATGGTGCTCGTCGTACGGCTTGGATTGGCTGTGCTGGCGGGTGTACTCATTAATCTGTTTTGGACAGGTGGCAATGAAATCGCACAATACGGTCTGACACCGCAAGCGGAAGTCGTGCCAGAAGGATTTTTACAAATATTCTTGCTGGGACTTGAAAAGGCAGCATTTGGTGTGTTGCAACTGGCGTTGATCGTTATTCCGCTCATGTTGTTTGTGCAATATGTGAAAGACCGTAATTATTTGGAGCGTTTTTCGAATGGCTTGGCACCGTTTACGAAATTGATCGGTGTGAAGCCGAATGCGTCGATGACACTCGTTGCGGGATTATTGATTGGATTGGCATATGGTGCTGGGGTCATGATTCAGGCAGTGCAGGAAGACGGCGTATCAAAACGGGATATTACATTAGCGTTTATATTCTTGATGGCATGCCATGCGGTGATTGAGGATACACTATTATTCCTACCACTGGGTATACCAATTTGGCCATTATTGATCATTCGGCTTGTAACTGCCATTGTACTGACTATTTCAGTGAGTATTCTATGGAAGCAGCCGAAAGAGAAGGGGGAAGCTGTTATTGACTAA
- the uvrA gene encoding excinuclease ABC subunit UvrA, translating to MKNKELIIQGARANNLKDITVKIPRDKLVVLTGLSGSGKSSLAFDTIYAEGQRRYVESLSAYARQFLGQMDKPDVDSIEGLSPAISIDQKTTSKNPRSTVGTVTEIYDYLRLLYARVGKPHCPYHGIEISTQTIQQMVDRVIELPERTRIQILAPIISERKGTHAKLFEDIKKQGYVRVRVNGETIDLDDNIDLDKNKKHTIEIVIDRIVMKEGVETRLSDSLESALRLADGNVLVDVIGEEELFFSEHHACPICGFSIGELEPRMFSFNSPFGACPECDGLGMKLEVDPDLVIPNSELTLKEHAIAPWEPTSSQYYPELLKTIAKHYKIPMDVPVGELADSDIEKLMLGSKKEKIRFRYTNEFGNTRDSDIYFEGVLRNVERRYHETSSDYIREQMGKYMTEKSCPTCTGYRLKPESLSVLVDGQHIGKITERSIVETTKFFDQLTLSEKDTQIADMILKEIQERLGFLVNVGLDYLNLSRSAGTLSGGEAQRIRLATQIGSRLTGVLYILDEPSIGLHQRDNDRLIGTLQSMRDIGNTLIVVEHDEDTMMAADYLIDIGPGAGVAGGEVIAAGTPAKVMKNKKSLTGQYLSGKKFIPLPIERRSRDERSIIVKGAAENNLKHIDAEFPLGQFIAVTGVSGSGKSTLVNDILHKTLAQKLNRSKQKPGKFDSISGVEHLEKIIDIDQSPIGRTPRSNPATYTGVFDDIRDVFAMTNEAKVRGYKKGRFSFNVKGGRCEACRGDGIIKIEMHFLPDVYVPCEVCHGKRYNRETLEVNYKGKNIADVLAMTVEYAVVFFENIPKINRKLQTIVDVGLGYVQLGQPATTLSGGEAQRVKLASELHKRSMGKSFYILDEPTTGLHVHDIAKLLEVLQRLVDGGNTVLVIEHNLDVIKTVDYIIDIGPEGGDKGGEIVATGTPEEIADVKESYTGKYLKTILDRDRNRMKEQIKQVVKK from the coding sequence ATGAAAAATAAAGAACTTATAATACAAGGAGCGCGAGCGAATAACCTAAAAGATATAACGGTGAAGATTCCGCGTGATAAATTGGTCGTGCTCACGGGCCTATCAGGTTCAGGAAAGTCTTCACTGGCTTTCGATACAATCTACGCGGAAGGACAGCGCCGCTATGTAGAATCATTATCCGCATATGCTCGTCAGTTCCTTGGACAAATGGACAAGCCGGATGTGGATTCTATTGAAGGATTGTCACCGGCAATTTCCATAGACCAAAAGACAACGAGCAAAAATCCGCGTTCGACTGTAGGAACCGTTACGGAAATCTATGACTACTTGCGGTTGTTATACGCAAGGGTTGGGAAACCGCATTGTCCATATCATGGCATTGAAATCTCTACGCAGACGATTCAGCAGATGGTGGATCGCGTAATCGAGTTGCCTGAGCGTACTAGAATTCAAATTTTGGCGCCTATTATTTCAGAACGTAAAGGAACGCACGCTAAACTATTCGAAGATATAAAGAAACAAGGTTATGTACGTGTCCGCGTTAACGGCGAAACGATTGATCTTGATGATAATATAGACTTGGATAAAAATAAAAAACATACGATTGAAATCGTCATTGACCGAATTGTCATGAAAGAAGGCGTCGAAACACGACTTAGTGATTCATTGGAATCTGCATTACGCCTAGCTGACGGCAATGTTCTTGTCGATGTAATCGGTGAAGAAGAATTGTTCTTTAGTGAACATCACGCATGTCCTATTTGCGGGTTTTCTATCGGTGAACTAGAACCGCGTATGTTTTCATTCAACAGTCCGTTCGGTGCATGTCCTGAATGTGATGGGCTTGGCATGAAGCTTGAAGTCGACCCTGATTTAGTTATTCCTAATAGTGAGTTGACGTTAAAAGAACACGCCATTGCACCATGGGAGCCAACGAGTTCTCAGTATTATCCAGAGCTGCTCAAGACGATTGCCAAGCATTATAAAATTCCAATGGATGTACCTGTTGGTGAGCTAGCCGACTCGGATATTGAAAAGCTTATGTTGGGATCCAAAAAGGAAAAAATACGTTTCCGCTATACGAATGAATTCGGAAATACACGCGACAGCGACATCTATTTTGAAGGTGTATTGCGCAACGTAGAACGTCGTTATCATGAGACATCATCAGACTATATACGTGAGCAAATGGGCAAGTATATGACGGAAAAATCCTGTCCGACTTGTACGGGATACCGCTTAAAACCGGAATCACTTTCGGTGTTAGTGGATGGTCAGCATATTGGGAAGATCACGGAACGTTCAATTGTTGAAACGACGAAGTTCTTTGACCAATTAACACTTTCCGAAAAAGATACACAGATTGCCGACATGATTCTGAAAGAAATCCAGGAGCGTCTAGGCTTCTTAGTGAACGTCGGACTCGATTATCTGAATTTATCTCGTTCAGCGGGTACATTATCTGGTGGAGAAGCACAGCGAATTCGTTTGGCTACACAAATCGGATCCCGGTTAACAGGCGTTCTTTATATACTTGACGAACCTTCCATCGGCCTACATCAGCGAGATAATGATCGATTAATCGGCACGTTGCAAAGTATGCGCGATATTGGGAATACGCTAATCGTTGTAGAACATGACGAAGATACGATGATGGCTGCAGACTATTTAATTGATATTGGTCCTGGCGCTGGAGTCGCAGGCGGAGAAGTAATCGCTGCGGGTACACCTGCGAAAGTGATGAAAAACAAGAAGTCGTTGACGGGTCAATATTTAAGTGGAAAGAAATTTATTCCGCTTCCGATTGAACGTAGATCACGTGATGAACGCAGTATTATCGTTAAAGGGGCTGCAGAAAATAACTTGAAGCATATTGATGCAGAGTTCCCGCTCGGTCAATTTATCGCGGTCACTGGCGTCTCAGGTTCAGGTAAGAGTACATTGGTCAATGATATTTTGCATAAGACGTTGGCTCAAAAATTAAATCGATCCAAACAGAAGCCTGGAAAGTTCGATAGTATCAGTGGTGTGGAACATTTAGAGAAGATCATTGATATTGATCAATCACCAATTGGACGTACACCACGTTCAAATCCGGCTACTTATACAGGAGTCTTTGACGATATTCGTGATGTGTTTGCGATGACGAATGAAGCCAAAGTACGCGGCTATAAAAAAGGTCGCTTTAGTTTCAACGTCAAAGGTGGACGATGTGAAGCGTGTCGTGGAGACGGAATCATCAAGATCGAAATGCATTTCCTTCCTGATGTGTATGTACCGTGCGAAGTGTGTCACGGCAAACGTTATAACCGCGAAACACTTGAAGTGAATTATAAAGGTAAGAATATTGCAGACGTACTAGCGATGACAGTGGAATATGCGGTAGTATTTTTCGAAAACATTCCGAAAATCAATCGTAAATTACAAACGATTGTTGATGTGGGGCTAGGCTATGTACAATTAGGCCAACCGGCAACGACATTATCAGGTGGGGAAGCCCAACGTGTAAAACTCGCTTCCGAACTCCATAAACGTTCCATGGGCAAATCATTCTATATTCTAGATGAGCCGACAACGGGCTTGCATGTACATGACATAGCCAAACTACTTGAAGTTCTTCAACGTCTAGTTGACGGAGGGAATACGGTTCTCGTCATTGAGCATAATCTGGATGTCATTAAGACGGTTGATTATATAATCGATATCGGTCCGGAAGGCGGAGACAAAGGTGGAGAAATTGTTGCGACGGGAACACCGGAAGAAATAGCTGATGTGAAAGAGTCTTACACAGGGAAATATTTGAAGACGATCTTAGATAGAGATCGAAATCGAATGAAGGAACAAATTAAACAAGTAGTAAAAAAATAG
- a CDS encoding IDEAL domain-containing protein translates to MNNNNSYAEFLKAVGNNSTSLQAEKLLNEIYWDLFLQHIHWEQTQARIMTLIDEALDQNDKDAFDLYTQQLLDISQEQGYELKTK, encoded by the coding sequence ATGAATAATAACAACTCATATGCTGAATTTTTGAAAGCGGTAGGTAACAACAGTACTTCTCTCCAAGCGGAAAAGCTGCTGAATGAAATCTATTGGGATCTGTTTCTACAACACATTCATTGGGAACAAACGCAAGCGCGAATCATGACCTTGATTGATGAAGCGCTAGATCAAAATGACAAAGACGCATTCGACCTGTATACACAACAATTACTCGATATTTCACAAGAACAAGGATATGAACTTAAAACAAAATAA
- the lgt gene encoding prolipoprotein diacylglyceryl transferase, with the protein MNVSMLAINPVAISIGSLEVRWYGILIALGIILGFMIVQREMLKRGMHPDLLTDMLIWAIPISIISARIYYVIFTWDYYQDHPEQIIQIWNGGIAIHGALIGAVITAVIFCRKRGVSFWKVADITAPGLLIGQIIGRWGNFMNQEAHGGPVSEAFKESTIIPDWIMNQMTIDGITYHPTFLYESLWNVVGLILILVIRRMLKMKRGEVFLFYVIWYSIGRFFIEGMRTDSLYVIGSLRAAQLVSVAGVVIGIAILLYRRYVMKVKENYNDKQK; encoded by the coding sequence GTGAATGTATCCATGCTAGCGATTAACCCAGTCGCGATCAGTATTGGCAGCTTAGAAGTTCGCTGGTACGGTATTTTGATCGCGCTCGGAATTATTTTAGGGTTTATGATTGTGCAAAGAGAAATGCTGAAGCGGGGAATGCACCCTGACTTACTAACGGATATGCTCATTTGGGCAATTCCTATTTCTATCATCAGTGCACGAATTTACTATGTTATTTTCACATGGGATTATTATCAGGATCATCCAGAGCAAATCATTCAAATTTGGAATGGTGGAATTGCGATCCATGGTGCGTTAATCGGTGCAGTCATTACAGCTGTGATTTTCTGTAGGAAGCGCGGCGTGTCGTTTTGGAAAGTTGCAGATATTACGGCACCTGGTTTATTGATTGGACAAATTATCGGACGCTGGGGGAACTTCATGAATCAGGAAGCTCATGGCGGACCGGTTTCAGAAGCGTTTAAAGAAAGTACGATCATTCCTGATTGGATTATGAATCAAATGACGATTGATGGGATCACGTATCACCCAACATTCTTGTATGAGTCGTTATGGAATGTAGTTGGACTCATTTTGATTTTAGTGATCCGAAGAATGCTGAAGATGAAACGTGGAGAAGTGTTTTTGTTTTACGTCATCTGGTATTCAATCGGTCGATTCTTCATTGAAGGAATGCGAACGGATAGTCTGTATGTGATCGGCAGTCTACGTGCAGCGCAGTTAGTATCTGTAGCAGGAGTTGTCATAGGGATCGCAATCTTGCTGTATCGCAGGTATGTAATGAAAGTAAAAGAGAACTATAATGACAAACAAAAATAA
- the uvrB gene encoding excinuclease ABC subunit UvrB produces the protein MNETFQLQAPYTPQGDQPKAIASLVNGIKEGKKHQTLLGATGTGKTFTVSNVLTEINKPTLVIAHNKTLAGQLYSEFKEFFPDNAVEYFVSFYDFYQPEAYVPQTDTFIEKDSSINDEIDKLRHSATSALFERNDVLIVASVSCIYGLGSPEEYNDMVFSLRKGMEIPRNQLLRTLVDIQYERNDINFTRGTFRVRGDVVEVFPVARDERCIRLEFFGDEIERIREVDALTGEVIGDRDHVAIFPGSHFVTREEKLLKAIENIEIELEEQLKYLRDNDKLLEAQRLEQRTRYDLEMMREMGFCSGIENYSRHLTLREAGATPYTLLDYFPDDFLIVVDESHVSLPQIRGMYNGDQARKKVLVEHGFRLPSALDNRPLMFEEFEKHVKQAMYISATPGPYEIEHTDKMIEQIIRPTGLLDPIIEVRPIEGQIDDLLDEINLRIERNERVLITTLTKKMSEDLTDYLKDIGIKVQYLHSDVKTLERTEIIRELRVGTYDVLIGINLLREGIDIPEVSLVTILDADKEGFLRSERALIQTIGRAARNSEGRVIMYADKMTDSMKKAIDETERRREIQKAYNIEHGVTPTTIVKPIRELIRATQVAEETESYLQKVTNGKRLSKDEKGLLLIKLEKEMKEAAKALDFERAAELRDTVIELKAER, from the coding sequence TTGAACGAAACATTTCAATTGCAGGCACCATATACGCCGCAAGGAGATCAGCCAAAAGCGATCGCTAGCCTTGTTAATGGCATAAAAGAAGGTAAGAAACATCAAACATTGCTCGGTGCAACAGGAACAGGTAAAACATTTACGGTTTCCAATGTACTGACAGAAATTAATAAACCTACACTGGTCATTGCCCACAATAAAACGTTGGCTGGCCAATTATATAGCGAGTTCAAAGAGTTTTTCCCAGATAATGCAGTAGAATACTTTGTCAGCTTCTATGACTTTTATCAACCGGAAGCATATGTTCCGCAGACAGATACATTCATTGAGAAGGATTCATCAATCAATGATGAAATCGATAAACTTCGTCACTCAGCGACTAGTGCTTTATTCGAACGAAATGACGTACTTATTGTTGCATCCGTATCGTGTATTTACGGTCTCGGTTCCCCGGAAGAATATAATGACATGGTCTTTTCATTACGTAAAGGGATGGAAATACCGCGTAATCAATTGTTGCGCACACTAGTGGACATCCAGTACGAACGCAATGATATCAATTTCACACGTGGTACATTCCGTGTCAGAGGGGATGTAGTCGAGGTCTTCCCGGTAGCACGCGATGAGCGTTGTATACGTCTTGAATTCTTTGGTGATGAAATCGAAAGGATCCGTGAAGTGGATGCCTTAACAGGTGAAGTCATTGGCGATCGTGATCATGTCGCTATTTTCCCAGGATCTCACTTCGTCACGCGCGAAGAGAAGTTATTAAAAGCGATTGAAAATATTGAAATCGAGTTGGAAGAACAGCTTAAATATTTACGTGATAACGATAAGTTATTGGAAGCGCAGCGCCTAGAGCAACGGACGCGCTATGATTTGGAAATGATGCGCGAGATGGGCTTCTGTTCGGGTATTGAAAACTATTCTAGACATTTAACATTGCGTGAAGCAGGCGCAACCCCTTATACACTTCTGGATTATTTCCCTGACGACTTCTTGATCGTCGTAGATGAAAGCCACGTCTCCTTGCCGCAAATTCGCGGTATGTACAACGGAGACCAAGCGCGTAAAAAAGTTTTGGTGGAACACGGTTTCCGTTTACCATCTGCTTTGGATAACCGCCCATTAATGTTTGAGGAATTTGAAAAACATGTTAAACAAGCGATGTATATTTCTGCAACCCCAGGACCATATGAAATAGAGCATACAGATAAAATGATTGAACAGATTATTCGTCCAACAGGATTACTTGATCCTATCATTGAAGTCCGACCGATTGAAGGACAGATTGATGATTTACTGGATGAAATCAACCTTCGAATCGAGCGAAATGAACGAGTATTGATTACGACACTGACCAAAAAAATGTCAGAAGACTTGACGGATTACCTAAAGGACATCGGGATTAAAGTTCAATATCTACATTCTGACGTCAAGACGCTCGAACGGACAGAAATTATTCGTGAACTGCGTGTCGGAACGTACGATGTACTCATCGGCATCAACTTATTACGTGAAGGTATCGATATTCCGGAAGTTTCATTGGTCACGATTTTGGATGCAGACAAAGAAGGATTCTTGCGTTCTGAACGTGCATTGATTCAGACGATCGGTCGAGCTGCGCGTAACTCTGAAGGACGCGTTATTATGTACGCGGATAAAATGACAGATTCAATGAAGAAAGCCATTGATGAAACAGAGCGTCGTCGTGAAATTCAAAAGGCATATAATATAGAACACGGAGTCACACCGACAACTATCGTCAAACCAATCCGCGAATTGATCCGTGCGACTCAAGTAGCTGAAGAAACGGAATCTTATTTGCAGAAGGTAACGAACGGCAAGAGACTTTCGAAAGACGAGAAAGGCTTACTGCTAATCAAATTGGAAAAAGAAATGAAAGAGGCAGCGAAAGCTTTGGACTTCGAAAGAGCTGCAGAGCTACGCGACACGGTAATAGAACTGAAAGCAGAAAGGTAG
- a CDS encoding DUF4097 family beta strand repeat-containing protein, with protein MQNERIRILTLLEDGKITADEALRLLEAMGKETEQGTAEESSSADAFFEDIRKEFVTAGDRFMQFMDTAVHRVKEFDFEAPFSKSVSFTHTESKSAEDIEEIIIHIDHGNVEIHPSDNDEIMAKFSVKHFNNDSEAGALSQFLEKLLFVKDGDKLRIGSDLKMLQVNVHLYVPATTPYRKLSVRLLNGGCSAEGVDFKDLRIKTANGKIECADTTFHEAELETANGMIRMLKVTGEKLEAETLNGRVYVDGAITDIDAKSLNGNVTLTTSSTEAKRMEAKSISGTVEIYFPSTLGVKGEITSNMGKLDLQLKDVSRVEEQEQFLHRTIRFSKSGVDETKEPLHVTGESKTGTVMVRYNSVDMG; from the coding sequence ATGCAAAATGAACGCATACGAATACTTACGTTGCTAGAAGATGGTAAAATCACGGCTGATGAAGCATTGAGATTACTGGAAGCCATGGGTAAAGAAACTGAACAAGGAACAGCAGAAGAAAGTTCATCAGCTGATGCTTTCTTCGAAGATATCCGCAAAGAATTCGTCACAGCAGGTGACCGCTTCATGCAATTTATGGATACGGCTGTACACCGTGTGAAAGAATTCGATTTCGAAGCACCATTCAGCAAGTCGGTTTCCTTCACACATACAGAAAGTAAATCTGCAGAAGACATCGAAGAAATCATCATCCATATCGATCATGGTAATGTGGAAATTCATCCTTCAGACAATGATGAGATCATGGCGAAGTTTTCCGTGAAGCATTTCAATAATGATTCAGAAGCAGGCGCCCTAAGCCAGTTCCTTGAAAAATTATTGTTTGTAAAAGACGGCGACAAACTACGTATCGGTAGCGATTTGAAGATGTTGCAAGTGAATGTCCATTTATACGTACCGGCTACAACACCGTATCGTAAACTTTCTGTACGTTTGTTGAATGGCGGATGTTCTGCTGAAGGTGTGGACTTCAAAGATCTACGAATTAAAACAGCGAATGGGAAAATCGAGTGCGCTGATACTACATTCCATGAAGCCGAGCTCGAAACGGCAAACGGTATGATTCGTATGTTGAAAGTAACTGGTGAAAAACTAGAAGCTGAAACATTGAACGGCCGTGTTTATGTAGATGGCGCTATCACAGATATAGATGCGAAATCTCTAAATGGCAATGTGACGTTGACGACTTCTTCTACTGAAGCCAAGAGAATGGAAGCGAAGTCGATTAGCGGTACAGTGGAAATTTACTTCCCATCTACTTTAGGTGTTAAAGGAGAGATTACTTCCAACATGGGTAAGCTCGACTTGCAGTTAAAGGATGTATCGCGTGTAGAGGAGCAAGAGCAGTTCTTGCATCGCACTATTCGTTTCAGCAAGAGTGGGGTAGACGAGACGAAAGAGCCGCTACATGTTACGGGCGAGTCTAAGACAGGCACTGTTATGGTTCGCTATAACTCTGTTGATATGGGTTGA
- a CDS encoding acyltransferase, producing the protein MRRTERHPSKGDANSLWHIYRTVSIFKVAKNFIVIQIARYTPFVSWKNVLYRLFLRMKVGKHTAFALMVVPDVMFPERISVGENSIIGFNTTILAHEYLIDEYRIGDVEIGNNVLIGANTTILPGIKIGDGAIVSAASLVNKDIPAGTFAGGNPVRIIYTAEQMAERAARESK; encoded by the coding sequence ATGAGACGCACCGAGCGGCATCCTTCTAAAGGAGATGCAAATTCACTTTGGCATATTTATCGGACGGTCTCGATTTTTAAAGTAGCTAAGAATTTCATCGTCATCCAGATTGCGCGGTACACTCCGTTTGTTTCATGGAAAAATGTTCTCTATCGATTGTTCTTGCGGATGAAAGTCGGGAAGCATACGGCTTTCGCGCTGATGGTCGTGCCGGATGTCATGTTTCCGGAACGAATTTCTGTTGGTGAAAATTCCATCATTGGGTTTAATACGACGATTTTAGCGCATGAATATTTGATTGATGAATACCGAATTGGTGACGTGGAAATAGGTAATAATGTGCTGATTGGCGCCAATACGACGATTTTGCCAGGCATCAAAATAGGCGATGGTGCAATTGTTTCTGCTGCCTCACTCGTGAATAAGGATATTCCTGCTGGTACATTTGCTGGTGGAAATCCAGTGCGCATTATATATACTGCCGAACAAATGGCGGAACGTGCAGCGCGTGAAAGCAAATGA